In Thiothrix unzii, the sequence TTATGTTGGCAATACCACCCCGCCTCCCGTGGATGTGGATGCCCTGTTCAAACGTTGGGATGCTGCCTTGCATACCCGCAGTGTTGATGCTGTGGTTGCCTGTTACAGCCATGATGCGGTATTGCTGCCTACGGTTGCCGATGAGCCGCACGTTGGGCATAAGTCGATTGCTGACTATTTCAAGCATTTTCTCGCCGGTTCACCACGCGGTGCTGTCACCGAACGCCATGTGCAAGTCGGCTGGGATATGGCAGTGGATATGGGTACGTATTCCTTCGTGTTTGCCGATGGACGCAAAGTGACCGCACGTTATACCTTTGTGTATCGCCCGCGTGCCGGAGAATGGCTCATTACCCATCACCATTCGTCCGTTCTGCCAGAACAATTCTGCAAGCTCTGACTTATTCCCTCCACCCCTTGCGGGGGGAGGGTTAGGGAGGGGGGGTAACTTAATAAGGAGTACTTTGATGGCGTTACAACTCAGCGATTATCAGGACATTATTGATGATTTGGGTGATACCACCAAAGAAGTGCTGGAAGCCAACTGGCAAGAAGCCGCACGGGTGTTTTCCCCACGTGGGCTGGATACTTATTTGCGCGGTGCTGCTGGGCTGAAATCGCTGGGGCGCGGTACGGATTTGGTCGAATCTTTCTTGGAAGCGGCCCCACTGGTTGCCAGAGAAGTGGGCGAACAAGCCGTTTCCGAACTGTTATCCGCAGCCATTCAGATGTTCTCCAAAACCAGTGCCAGTGTCTTGGTGCTGTTGTTTTCCACCGCACCCACAGCGGCAGCGCGGATGGGCGAACTCGAACTGTTCAAAGGCTACCTGAGCCTGTTGAACCATCTGTTAGCGCAAGCCCCGCGTGCTTTGCGCCCAATGCTGGAAAAGCTCGATGTATTGTTGGCGCACCTGACGCTGGGCGGGTTGCGCCGCTGGGCAATGTGGGGTATTTCCGCTTACCGCAACGATTTTAACGGACAGGCTGAGTATTTCGGGCTACAAAACGACGCGGCAATGAACGTGCTGAAGAAAGAACAGCGCGGGGTATTGTTCGTCGATGTGCAACGCCGCCTGATTATGTATTTACGCGCCTTGTGGGGACGCGACTTTTTCTTGCGCCCGACTTCCGGTGACTTTGAAACCCGCGAAGGCTACCGCCCGTATATCGAAGCCAGTTTTATCCACCTGCCGGATGCGTTTGACGATTTCACCCTGCCCAATGGCGAAAAAGCCAAGGGCATGGATGTGTACCGCGCGGCGGCTGCGCATACTGCCGCGCATATCGTGTATTCCCGTTATTATGACGATGCCCAAGGGTTGACCCCGTTGCAACAAGCAATGGTTGGGGTAGTGGAAGACGCACGGGTGGAAACACTGGCGGTGAAGGACTTCCCCGGCTTGCTGACCTTGTGGAAAAACCTGTTACCGGCGGATTCGCAAGACAACAGTGCCGCGAGTGTGTTGGGGCGCATGGCGCGTGGCTTGCTGGACAAAGATTACCGCGATGATCACTCGCTGGTTGAAGCCGCCACTGCCTTGTTTGCGCAACACACCGAGCGTTTACACGACCAAACTTTGGCGTTGGACATTGGTTTGCAACTGGCGGAACAGGCTAAAGCCTTGGATTTCAAATACAACCCGCGTCGGGATCAGCCCACCAACCCCTACCGCGACGATAACCGCTACCTGTGGCAATCCCCCGACGATGCCGAAAACACCGTGTTATTGCCGGGACAAACCCAGCAAGTGCGCAAATACGTCAGCATGATGGAAATGGTCATGGGGCTGGACGTGGAATACGCAGGCGATGACGCGCAAGAAATTTGGGTGCTGGAAACCGAATTCTTCCACGACGACGGCACGACCCTCAATGAAAAAGAGGGCAAACAGCCGGTGGCATCGCCGGTGCATTACCCTGAATGGGATTACCAGACCCAACTGGAACGTCCCAACTGGGTAACAGTGCTGGAAAAACGCCCGAAACGCGGTGATCACACTGTGCTGGAAGTGGCGATTGAAAAGCACAAGCCACTGGTGCGGCGCATTAAAAACCTGATCGAATCCATCCAACCGCAAGGCATGATCCGCCAACGCAATCAGGAAGACGGCGATACGCTGGATTTGAATGCCGCCATCCACGCGATGGTGGATATTCGCCGGGGTATCCAACCCAGCCCACGCATCAATATCCGCACGCACTTACAAATTCGCGACCTGTCGGTGCTGTTGTTAGTGGATTTGTCCGAATCAACCAATGATCAGGTTCGGGGTGCAGAGGAAGGCGTAACGGTACTGGATATGGCGCGTGAGGCAACGGCACTGTTGGCGGAAGCCTTGGTAAAAATCGGCGACCCGTTTGCGATTCACGGCTTCGACTCCAATGGGCGGCACGACGTGGAGTATTACCGCTTCAAAGACTTTGACGCGCCCTATAACGAGACCGTCAAAGGGCGGCTGGAAGCCATGAAGGGCAAGCTGTCTACCCGCATGGGTGCAGCGTTGCGCCATGCCGGTTCGTTGCTGTCGCGGCGTGCCAGCCAGAAAAAATTGATTTTGTTGCTTACCGATGGGGAACCTGCGGACAACGATGTGCGTGACCCGCAATACTTACGCCAAGACACCAAAAAAGCGGTGGAAGAACTGGCGCGGCAAGGCATTCAAACCTTCTGCCTGACGCTTGACCCGTATGCGGATGAATACGTGTCACGTATTTTCGGGCATAAGTACTACTTGATTCTCGATCAGGTCAGCCGTTTACCCGAAAAGCTGGCGATGCTTTATATTGGGATGACGAAGTAATCCCACGAAAATTCGCGGTGGTTTTCGTAGGTTTTAGCGCATTTTTAGGATGTAACCAACGCATCCAACAGTGCTGCATGACGTTGCGTTTGCCGCTCCCGTTGGAGGCGTTGGCTGCGGAAAATACTACCGAGTTCTGCCACTGCCGTCTCAAAATCGTCGTTAATGATCAGGTAATCGTATTCGGGGTAGTGCGCCATATCGCTTTGTGCATCACGCATCCGCCGTTGAATAATAGCTTCGCTGTCTTGCCCGCGTCCTTGTAAACGTTCTTGCAAGGCGGCAACGCTGGGTGGCAGGATAAAAATGCTTACCGCGTCAGGGGCGCGTTGGCGTACCAGTTGTGCGCCTTGCCAGTCGATTTCAAGAATGACATCGTGACCTGCGGCTAACACGCCGTTGACCGCTTGTTTGGATGTGCCATAAAAATTGTCGAAAACTTGTGCGTATTCCAAAAAAGCATCGGCGGCGATTTGCTGCTGAAATGCCTTAACCGTGGTGAAATGGTAATGCACGCCGTCTTGTTCGCCGGGGCGCGGTTGGCGGGTGGTGTGTGAAACGGCGACATCGACACCGGGTAAGTGAGCACGTAAGGCTTGCAATAAGCTGGATTTCCCCGCACCTGATGGCGCGGAAACGATATAAAGTTGACCGGTGGCGGTATTCATGGCAATGGTTTCCTACAAGCGTGTACACGGTGGCAACCGCGTGGGTTTCGTGTATGGTTGGCATTTTGACAGGCACGGATTTTAGCACGATGACGACCACAACAGGCGATTTCCTCCCGCCCATTTCACTCGATTGGGATGCCATTCACACCGTCTTTTTGGATATGGACGGTACGCTGCTGGACTTGCACTTTGATAACCATTTTTGGCTGGAGCATTTACCGGTGCGCTTGGCGCAACAGCGCGGGGTAACACCGCAGGAAATCAGCAGTTATTTACACGACCGCTACACCGCGATGGAAGGCACGTTGGAATGGTATTGCCTCGATTATTGGCAACAACATTTAGACACGGATTTGGTGGCGTTAAAGCACGAAATTGCCGAACGTATCCAGATTCGGGCGCACGTTGAGCGGTTTCTGGAGTCGTTACACACGCGCGGCAAACGGGTGGTGCTGTTAACTAATGCGCATCAAAAAAGTGTGGGGATGAAGTTTGGTTACGTGGCGTTATCGCACTATTTTGACCGGATTATTACCTCGCACTCGCTAGGTTTGCCAAAAGAACACCCGGATTTTTGGAATAAATTGGCGGAAGTCGAAGCCTATAATCCGCTGCATTCGCTATTTATTGACGACAATTTACACGTATTGCGAGCCGCACAAGCGCACGGGGTTAAGCATTTGCTGGCGATTCACCAACCGGATTCGCAGCAGCCGCCGAAAGATACTGCCGAATTCACCGCTGTGGTGTGTTATACCCAATTAATGGCGGCTTAAATCGCCATCCACAACGCGAATTGCTGTTCGGTTAATCCCAGCAATTCGCATAAGGCTTGCAGCCGCACCGGGTCTTTTATCCCACGTCGCAAGTCGTGGGGAATATCCGGCACTTCGCAGTAAATCCCGGTTAATTGCCGCGCTAATAGCACCGTGGCGCGGTGTTCTTCGACGAGGCGTTGCAGGCGTTTTGCACCGGCGGTTTTCATCAGGCCGATTTCGGGAATGCGCGACAGTAAGTTGTCGATATTGTGGAATTTATGCAGTAATTTCGCCGCTGTTGCCATGCCGATACCGGGAATGCCGGGAATATTGTCGGCGGTGTCTCCGGCAATCGCGAGCTGATCCGCGAGTTGCGCAGGCCATACCCCGAATTCACGTTTAACCCCACCATCGGTTAAGGCTGTGCGTTTGCCGTAATCCCACCAATGATCGTGACTGCCGACCAATTGCGCTAAATCTTTGTCACCACTGATAATTTGACAGGCTTTGCCGCGTGCGTGTTGCTGCGTTACCCAGGTGCCGATTACGTCGTCGGCTTCGTGGTGAACGCTGGCAGTTTGCACAATACCCAGCGCGTCCAAAAATGCACGGCATTGTGCAAACTGGTATTTGAGATTTTCCGGTGCGGGCACACGATTGGCTTTGTAGGCGGGGTAAATGTTTTTGCGAACCGAGGTTTGCAAGCTGGTGTCAAAGGCAAATCCAATTTCCACAGGCTGTTCGTTTTGCAGTAAGTTGTAAACAAAACGCAGAAAACCCAGCACCGCATTCACGGGATTGCCTTCTGTGTCCAATACCGGCGGTTGGCGTATAAACCACGGGCGGAACACGTAAATGCTGGCATCAATTAACCAAACGGGGGATTCAGGCATGAGTTTTTCTTAGGTTGGCGATAAGTTTATCGACTATAACTAGCGGAGCATAAAAATGCACGCAGACGCATTTTATGAAAGAATGGACTGTCAATTTTGAGGAAGGAGTGGGCAATGCTGAATTTACGCTCAATCGTTTGTATCGGACTGGTAGTACTTAGTGTCGCCGGTATCAGCGGTTGTAATGAAAAAAGCACTACCGAGACTACTGCCGTCAAGCCGCTGGAAATGCTGTCGGTGGACGGGGTAGGGCCGATTAATGCGCAAACTGCTTTTAATTTGCACGATATTACCACCGTTTTTCAGGGTCTGAATGTGACTCAGCAATTGCATTATCACAAGGGGCAAAAATACCCGGTGATTGATGTCACCAAAGATACCAAAACCCTACTGGTGATTAACCCCGACGTGAAACAGCAAAAAGTGTTTTCGGTAATGGTTAAAGATAACCTCATCGGCAACCGTTTAGGGCATACCATTGGAATGCGCTTTGCTGATATTTACGCCTATGGGCAAACCGAAGAATGCGCGGCTGGCACAGAAGAACTTGCTGGAAAAGTGCTGTGTTACGCGCCCCAAACCGGCAATATTTTATATTTGTTTGGCGGTACTTGGAATGGTGCGGTGGGTGCAGTTCCCCCCAAAGACGTGTTGGCTACTTGGCAAATGGAAGCCATGATCTGGAAACCGCTAGCGAAATGATTGGTGAAGACCCTCACCCACTGGAGCGAGGGTCTTCCACCTTATACTGGCTTGAAGCCTTCGATTTTGCTCGCGCCTTCGCCGAAGAAGAATTTTTCCATTTCTTCTACCAAGAACTTGCGATCTTTTGGATTGATTGGGCTGAGGCGGTATTCATTGATCAGCATGGTTTGTTGACGCAACCACTTGCCCCACGCTTCCTGAGATACATGGTCAAAAATGCGCTTGCCTAATGCACCGGGGTAGGTTTGCATTGCCAATCCTTCAGCTTCGCGCCCTAAATGGACGCAGTTCACCATGCGTGTCATGTGTTCTCCTCAAGTATATGCCGTGTCAATGTTGGAAATGGCTACGGACGGCGGCAGAAAGACCGCCCGCCAGTTCTGAGCCTGCTTTATACCAGAGCCAGCCACTCCCTTCCATTATCCTTGATGGCGTGGTGTCCAAATCCACCAGCAACGGTTGCAAATGCAGTCGGTAATGCGAAAACGTGTGCGTCAACGTCGGCAATACCTGCGCGGCTAGTGCGGTTTGCGTAACATTTTCCTGCAACCAAGTGTGTAATTGCACGCTGTCCGCAAATTCTGGAAAGCTCCATAATCCGCCCCAAATCCCCGTTGGCGGACGTTTTTGCAAAAACACTTCACCAGCCGCATTACACAACACCAACGCCACGGCGGTTTTTTCCGGCAAGACTTTGGCAGCACGTTTACCGGGGTAAGCTTGCGGATTGCCTTGTAGTAATGCTTGGCAGTCGTTTTGCAATGGGCATTCGCTGCAACGCGGTTTGCTGCGGGTACACAATGTTGCACCCATGTCCATCATCGCTTGGGTGTAAGCAGCATTGCGGGTATTGGGTAAATGTTGTTCTGCATAACCCCACAAACGTTGCAGGGTGCGGATTTCGCCCGGCCAGCCCTCTACAGCGTGGTAACGTGCCAATACCCGTTTCACATTGCCGTCCAAAATGGCGTGGGGTTGATCCTGGCTGAGTGACAAAATTGCCGCCGCAGTGGAGCGTCCAATACCGGGCAGGGTTTCAAGCGTGGTAATGTCGTGCGGGAACACCCCGGCGTAACTGTCGCGGATGATTTGCGCGGCTTTGTGTAAATTGCGCCCGCGACTGTAGTAGCCCAGACCTTCCCACAATTTCAACACATCGTCTTGCGCGGCGGCGGCTAACGCATCTAAGTCTGGAAAGCGTTGCATAAAACGCTGATAGTAGGGAATAACCGTGGCAACTTGGGTTTGCTGCAACATGATTTCCGACACCCATACGCGGTAAGGGGTGGGTTGTTGTTGCCAGGGTAAATCGGTGCGCCCGTATTGATCGAACCACGCCAGCACTCGCGCTGCGAAGTTATCGGCCTTGGGTAAAATCCTTGTTGTCGCCATCCTTAAAACACTCTACAATTACGTCCCTGCTACGGTATCCCATAGCGCGGGTGTAGTTCAATGGTAGAACGGCAGCTTCCCAAGCTGCATACGTGGGTTCGATTCCCATCACCCGCTCCAAGTCTTTGATTTCTAAAGAAAAGCCCATAGATTCAATACGCATCCCCACACTTTGGCTGCATAATTACGTGCGCACAAAAAAGCAAGGGGACATCCCGAAAGATGCCCCCTTGCTAGGGACTTATGTTTAAGCGTTTCAGGTTGTGGTTAACCGCTAACCTGAAACGTTAACTATGTCTTACTGTGCAGCAGGTGTTGCTGGAGCAGCAACAGCAGGTGCTGCTGGAGTCGCCGCAGGTGCAGCAGCTACTGGAGCAGTAGGAGCTTGTACTGCTGGCATAACGAAACCAGTACCGTCTTGTGAAGACTGTGCGTTAGCAGAAACGTTGTTGTCGCCATTGCCGTAGCCGTAGCCGTTGCCAGCACCGTACCAGTCGCCGTTGCCTTTACCGTTAGCAGCCATGTCAGAAGCCATGTCTGATTTGCCTTTACCTTTGAAGTTGATGCTGAATTCAACTTCGCCGTCAGCAGTGCCTTTGTTGTTGGTGTAACCGTTTACATCGCCGTTGCCAGTGCCGTAACCGTTGC encodes:
- a CDS encoding SgcJ/EcaC family oxidoreductase, with translation MISRVTTSASMQSRAPRGAVTGAYVGNTTPPPVDVDALFKRWDAALHTRSVDAVVACYSHDAVLLPTVADEPHVGHKSIADYFKHFLAGSPRGAVTERHVQVGWDMAVDMGTYSFVFADGRKVTARYTFVYRPRAGEWLITHHHSSVLPEQFCKL
- a CDS encoding nitric oxide reductase activation protein NorD; this translates as MALQLSDYQDIIDDLGDTTKEVLEANWQEAARVFSPRGLDTYLRGAAGLKSLGRGTDLVESFLEAAPLVAREVGEQAVSELLSAAIQMFSKTSASVLVLLFSTAPTAAARMGELELFKGYLSLLNHLLAQAPRALRPMLEKLDVLLAHLTLGGLRRWAMWGISAYRNDFNGQAEYFGLQNDAAMNVLKKEQRGVLFVDVQRRLIMYLRALWGRDFFLRPTSGDFETREGYRPYIEASFIHLPDAFDDFTLPNGEKAKGMDVYRAAAAHTAAHIVYSRYYDDAQGLTPLQQAMVGVVEDARVETLAVKDFPGLLTLWKNLLPADSQDNSAASVLGRMARGLLDKDYRDDHSLVEAATALFAQHTERLHDQTLALDIGLQLAEQAKALDFKYNPRRDQPTNPYRDDNRYLWQSPDDAENTVLLPGQTQQVRKYVSMMEMVMGLDVEYAGDDAQEIWVLETEFFHDDGTTLNEKEGKQPVASPVHYPEWDYQTQLERPNWVTVLEKRPKRGDHTVLEVAIEKHKPLVRRIKNLIESIQPQGMIRQRNQEDGDTLDLNAAIHAMVDIRRGIQPSPRINIRTHLQIRDLSVLLLVDLSESTNDQVRGAEEGVTVLDMAREATALLAEALVKIGDPFAIHGFDSNGRHDVEYYRFKDFDAPYNETVKGRLEAMKGKLSTRMGAALRHAGSLLSRRASQKKLILLLTDGEPADNDVRDPQYLRQDTKKAVEELARQGIQTFCLTLDPYADEYVSRIFGHKYYLILDQVSRLPEKLAMLYIGMTK
- the gmk gene encoding guanylate kinase; amino-acid sequence: MNTATGQLYIVSAPSGAGKSSLLQALRAHLPGVDVAVSHTTRQPRPGEQDGVHYHFTTVKAFQQQIAADAFLEYAQVFDNFYGTSKQAVNGVLAAGHDVILEIDWQGAQLVRQRAPDAVSIFILPPSVAALQERLQGRGQDSEAIIQRRMRDAQSDMAHYPEYDYLIINDDFETAVAELGSIFRSQRLQRERQTQRHAALLDALVTS
- the yrfG gene encoding GMP/IMP nucleotidase produces the protein MTTTTGDFLPPISLDWDAIHTVFLDMDGTLLDLHFDNHFWLEHLPVRLAQQRGVTPQEISSYLHDRYTAMEGTLEWYCLDYWQQHLDTDLVALKHEIAERIQIRAHVERFLESLHTRGKRVVLLTNAHQKSVGMKFGYVALSHYFDRIITSHSLGLPKEHPDFWNKLAEVEAYNPLHSLFIDDNLHVLRAAQAHGVKHLLAIHQPDSQQPPKDTAEFTAVVCYTQLMAA
- a CDS encoding 5'-3' exonuclease, producing MPESPVWLIDASIYVFRPWFIRQPPVLDTEGNPVNAVLGFLRFVYNLLQNEQPVEIGFAFDTSLQTSVRKNIYPAYKANRVPAPENLKYQFAQCRAFLDALGIVQTASVHHEADDVIGTWVTQQHARGKACQIISGDKDLAQLVGSHDHWWDYGKRTALTDGGVKREFGVWPAQLADQLAIAGDTADNIPGIPGIGMATAAKLLHKFHNIDNLLSRIPEIGLMKTAGAKRLQRLVEEHRATVLLARQLTGIYCEVPDIPHDLRRGIKDPVRLQALCELLGLTEQQFALWMAI
- a CDS encoding DUF1131 family protein → MLNLRSIVCIGLVVLSVAGISGCNEKSTTETTAVKPLEMLSVDGVGPINAQTAFNLHDITTVFQGLNVTQQLHYHKGQKYPVIDVTKDTKTLLVINPDVKQQKVFSVMVKDNLIGNRLGHTIGMRFADIYAYGQTEECAAGTEELAGKVLCYAPQTGNILYLFGGTWNGAVGAVPPKDVLATWQMEAMIWKPLAK
- a CDS encoding oxidative damage protection protein → MTRMVNCVHLGREAEGLAMQTYPGALGKRIFDHVSQEAWGKWLRQQTMLINEYRLSPINPKDRKFLVEEMEKFFFGEGASKIEGFKPV
- the mutY gene encoding A/G-specific adenine glycosylase, whose amino-acid sequence is MATTRILPKADNFAARVLAWFDQYGRTDLPWQQQPTPYRVWVSEIMLQQTQVATVIPYYQRFMQRFPDLDALAAAAQDDVLKLWEGLGYYSRGRNLHKAAQIIRDSYAGVFPHDITTLETLPGIGRSTAAAILSLSQDQPHAILDGNVKRVLARYHAVEGWPGEIRTLQRLWGYAEQHLPNTRNAAYTQAMMDMGATLCTRSKPRCSECPLQNDCQALLQGNPQAYPGKRAAKVLPEKTAVALVLCNAAGEVFLQKRPPTGIWGGLWSFPEFADSVQLHTWLQENVTQTALAAQVLPTLTHTFSHYRLHLQPLLVDLDTTPSRIMEGSGWLWYKAGSELAGGLSAAVRSHFQH